Below is a genomic region from Melitaea cinxia chromosome 20, ilMelCinx1.1, whole genome shotgun sequence.
tattCTTAATCATTGTAACTTGAACAAAAACAGCTTTCCGTTTGATGTAACACAACATGGTCATACTACAGAACGCAAAAATTAATAgaagaataatttatttcattacagaTGTGGCATTATTGAATATCACTTGGCCACTTTTTAAAtgcaacaaaattgtaaaacgtTCTCCTGAAAAATTAGTAACAAAATCAGAtacaatgttcttcatatcaGGTGTCAATATGACtaataccaaaaaaataagaaaataatgttacagtaaatctaattttatatgaaagatCCACTGCAATAATGATgtcgtttgttttttgttttaagattctgtttcaaattttgtttctttttcaaGAATTGTGTTTCAAgcttataaatacatatacatacatataatcacgcctctttcccgtaggggtaggcagagaccacttctttccacttgctacgatccttacatacttgtttcgcttcatccactttcattattcccttcatacatgctcgtcggtttagggtacttttgacctggccttttttcaagacgtccccgatttggtcttgaaatgtccgcctaggtctaccccttccaacacttccactcacactcgccttatacacttttttcgtcagtcgttcttcattcattctctcgacatgaccaaaccatctcagcatacctttctcaatttttgtcactacatcttctttcagaccacaccgtttctttatctcactatttctcatcctgtcactcagtttaactcctatcatgcttcttaacgctctcatctcaactgcatttattctgctttcatgtctcttctgccatacccaactttcacttccgtacatgagtgtcggaagcaacaccccctcatgcacagccaaacgagcctttttagacaccttccgactgctcataaaggagttcaaagctccgttcaccatgtttcctgcattcactcttctttcaatatcactctcacactttccatctcttgtaaacttcgaacccagatacacaaactcattcacctgttcaatttgttcatctccaatcacgatattacagtctgtcactacctcatctctttcaaacaccatcactttcgtcttctttacattcatcttcattccctttctaacaaaagctccactcatagcagttaccatctcctgcaactcctcggccgaggacgcaagtaatacttggtcatcagcatagagaagacatttgacgagtaactcacccattctcaacccactttcattctcttttaactctgtcaagcaattgtccatgaacacgttaaacagccacggtgacgctacacatccctgtctaacacctttttcgatattaaaccattcagtgtatgccccgtttatcctcacacaagcactagaatccctataaagagattgtagtgctcgcatgagtgcgccgctcacaccgtacacggacaatgctgaccacaattcattcctcaccactctatcataggccttttccagatccacgaacgcgcaatagacctttttgttttttgctaaaaacttttcggctatgcaccgcaaggaaaagacctgatccgtacatcccattccctttctaaatcccgcttgtgcatcccatactttttcatctgtttcattcacaaccctttcaatcaacactttcgcatacaatttaccgacgacgctgagaaggcttataccgcggtaatttatgcagtcctgccgtgacccttttcccttatacaacggcacgattacggctttgcaccagtcttccggtacttgcccatttcgccagcacaaattgaaaaggcagtacagctggctagccactataccctgtccagccctcagcatctcgacggtgatcctgtcataccctgcagccttacctaatctcatacttttcagcgctttcactatttcatccatgcttatctcactttcatcgacatttatactactctcaatggaaggtgccggatgttgtacctgcacttcctctctttcaaacacactttcaaaatactctttccatctctttaacacacattcttctccatttataacgctcccatcttgactcctgattgtgctcagctccgagggagaaatttttcctctggctgttttgatggatttccagaaaaacttaatgtttgactggaaatcttcagtgagcctcctatcaaaatcatcctttcgttcttctttctttctagacacaacttctttcgctactgatttcaatcttttatacttcgttcttgcttcctttacctcgtcatccgttgccttttgaaccttttggttagcttttgttgctaaccaatccaaccacgctttcttcttttcttgcacagccttttgtacatctttatccatccacacattatagttctttcttcctttccttcttttagctaccccgcacacctcaatagcactattcacgacccctttcttaaaagtctcccacaaattctcaatcacacctatctcttctatgcctttaaaactttctttcagtttctctacatactcatctttcttttcttttccttgtagattttccacttttattctggctaaaacactcgtaggctcggcccttcggtggcgccatcgtttaaagaggccacgtattcgggctatgaccaggaagtggtctgtgtcgagaccaacaccgtggtatgcccgagtgtcaagcactttctttctcagtctttcatccacaattacaaaatcaatcatacttctagactcaccctcatctcttgtatacaaatggatctttttgtgttcaaacattgtgttgaccacgcaaagattccattccaagcatacttcaagcagacttctcccattgtcattcactctttcgtccccaaacgtacccagaactctttcatacccatcacgctttatgcttaaaaaaaatttcaaaatttgaatggtattattttttgacaaattaTCATTCTTTAggtattataatgtaatttaaaaaaaaattacaaaaatgtatacTATCATGATCAAAGTCCACACTATACCGATGTTCATCCGACTGGTTAAATTAACTTCTGATTGTTTAGTTTCTGCAGTATGAGAAAGCCAATCGTAACACTGTTTTGTtaactgaatttaaaaaaaggaagtgTGTTaccttttatgtttttattgggtgtaccgattttgattattcttcatcattacagcctatacagtccactgctggacataggcctccacaagtttacgccagaaataacgtgaactcacgtgttttgcctatagtcaccacgctgggcaggcgggttggtgaccgcagtactggctttgtcgcaccgaagacgctgctgcccgtcttcggcctgtgtatttcaaagccagcagttggatggttatcccgccatcggtctgcttcttaagttccaaggtggttgtggaaccttgttatcccttagtcgcctcttacgacacccacgggaagagagcatttgctttagctttataaaacaaatatgcaGATACAACTATTACCTTCACATTTTACACCCTGTGCGGTAAAACCCCACAAGAAGTTAGCACAAAGTTCGCACCAATTTAAGCCCTTAAATGTATGAACTTTAAATGAATGTGATTTTGTATACTTAGACAGTAGAGGGCTATCTTCGAGTGTAGGTGTTAGATCAAAATTCAGTTTTTTAATATCAGAttctatttctaatatttttccCTCATGTTTGTTAATGATTGGACTTGATCTGTTCGAAGCCCTGAAGAATGATATTATGTTAGTAAAATAACtgttataatattgattattcttagcaaaagatattattttgatagtaTGAAATAAGGTACAAATGCCAGATATATGAAAAATGTAACGAAATTAAAATGCTGAGAATATTAAATAAGCATACTTGTAActgaataaattacatttttttttaaatattatttatacatactgATGGATTTTTGTAAGTGTGTTTATCTTTCGTCTATTCAGCGTAACATACGGACTCTCTGTGTAGTTAGCCTGAGAATTTATCATTTCCATTATATGGTGAGCCCTTAGTTCCATGTGGCATGTGATGAGACCGTCCGCTACTAAATCATATATGCTATCATATCTTTTATCCTTTATGTAATGGGTCCcatcataatataatttatagtgATGAACTTTATTATTGAACcttcaaaaagtttttacatttttaataaatttgcgAGACTTAGTACTTATtgagacaaaaaatttaaaatatttaatacaattgataacagaatatttaaataatcaatcaaagatattttaaatagttgAAAATGGTAGGCCATTCTATGCACTATCATTCTGATTAGACTCAATtaacataaactaataaaagaATAAGGTCAATACCTCCAAGTTAATGTGTAGAAATCATTGTATTCATTGCCTTTTCTTATCAGAAACGCACCATTGGGTTCATCCTCGAGTAGTAACGTCGCTTCCTTATGACCCATAATTCCATGATATTCCTTTCCATAAAATAATGGTCTGTCCGGACATTCTTCACAAATTATTTTCTTCGGCACAGGAGCCTCTAACTGAATGcgataaactaaaaaataaataaataatttactcatttaataCTATAGCAGAAAGTTACATACATTATTCCATTAACTGACGTTCAGGTTTCCATATGTTTTTAAGattttccattatttatttttattaacacgtaaaataataaattactgcCGTATTTAGTCAAGGCTCGTACAAAATAAGTAtgacaacaaaataaataactaaatcgtaacgtaaacaaaataaatgtcaaGTAACGCATAGAGCCATGGCATAGAGATTAACATCACAGATAAAGAGCCTGTATTTCATAGTCGCATAGGTAAAACAATGTTAATTGTCATTACATGTGGGTATTAACATTTTCATTGACATTGCGTTTATTCGaatagattaatttaaattactcttGGTGACCACTTGTTCTGTGAATTCCGATTCTGAAAAATGTttgtacttattaattttttatagaagtaTACCTTCCAACcgaaataataatgtttatattattaatataatacttttaatataaaatgtttgtgttgttgtAAGACaagaaatatagataaaaagGCCTGTCTCAAATCAAGGTTTAATAATGGAAATTTGAACTCTTTTCgggctatttttttaatagttcgatgttaaaaaaaatactcgtgATAAAATCTTCAATACCTGTTGCTCTaatagataaattttattacatcgcCAATCACTGCCACTCCACTGCGacgacaaatataaaatattttgttatactgtttgcaaacaaacaataCATCTTTTTGGGTGTTTTAGGTgtaaactaattatttaataattaattaaaataaaataaaatatttaaggttTTCGAGTTCAAATAAGTCTGAAAAAGATATGTTCTACAGTATTACTaccttagttatttttatttttatttttattgtacttattTTAGTTCtgtttgggaaacaaacaattattaaaacactaatccaaaaataaataaataagaataacatAAATCAAtctaaattatacaaaaaatatgtggtgtcatgggacaccaggtaggcaGTAGGTAGGTTCCAGGTAGGCCAAGTTCCTTCGAAtaatatagaagcaacacaatttgaaaaaaaaaatggtttaattttatatatattttctagttcttgtttttttttttttttaaattttgttgattggtttttaattaagtatataaaagtatttagtaaagttagtattttagaaaataacaaatacttaGGTACCGTAAAATAagataaatcaaacaaaaaataataataaaaatattcaataagttatcaggttttttaaataatttcaacaatatttgaatataaaattaattttattgttcattcatttactctttgtgtcactttactaaatTACACTATCTAATTTTCTGTGGTCGGATTTTCGTTCTTACGCCACATTTGTTTACCATTTagaaaacttcaaaaaaatgtaCTATAGAAATAGATACTACGCTCAAACGATAGctattttaaatcattattttaccaaaaacCGCCAAACATTTATAGTTCTTAATGTTAAATGAGTTCGGTTTTACATACGTCATGTTATACagttcttacggttttagtctcacatttttttcagttcggtcgcccacccaaatgtcaagcctgccgtaaggaacttcgttctaaaattaacacaaatatttgagaattaaaaaaaaaaataaaagtaacacagtcaaattaaatataatatttacaaaactataaaaaatataaaaacgtgtgtgctttagaccacacgactgaagtcaaactttttaaaaacttctctcaacttccgttcgccttgcccgatcatacttttcgtaacgctttcgtcacgcattcaccagcttacttcccaagtcaagcgtgcataaaaaaaatttactcatGAAATTACTATGTACTACGTACAACAATAATATatctacaataaaattataaaatatattcactttATCAAGCGTGACCTTTAAAGTAGCTTTTTATGATATACATTTTATCTCACGGCTCTCTAAATACGGTATAATAGGCATAGTTGGACATCattaatagtaaaaagttaatttcGATAAATGTTAAAGCTTTAATTACGTTTCGGAACGTAGTTCTAGAATTTTAAGGGAAGTTAAGAAGTCCGTTAACATCTTTTAAAGTTACTTTGAAAGTTAATTCTATAATTCAAGTGTTTGTTAATCAACTACTTTGTTCATTAACGATTAAAGAATTAACGAGTTAACGATATGCTATGATTGTTATGTAGTTATCGATATGACAGGGAATGTGACCGCAACCTTAAGATTCGTGTTTTTTCCACCGAGTCatcttaaatatttgtaaaagtcTTATTGATATCTCAATACAATGGAATGTTATGCAATCAATAGACCAACACACAAAATGATCCTAACTTGTATAACAAGCCACTTTATAATATGAAATTGTCCTCATTTTCGTAATCTTCCTTTAATAAATACCtccgaaattaaaatattttgaattaacaatTGGAACGGAATTTTTTATTAACTGTAAGTCTGTATCGTGTATGTAACCATAAGatctttctttattatttatataaaagtgttattaatgtaatattaatacttaGATCAATAAATTTTCTCTTGAACTCCGGTACCTAATTCCTAAAACGAACcaacttacaatttttttttaaataaaacaccatAATTATGATGATGTAAGACAAGGAGCAATTATCCAAAATATCACACAATCTAGTAAATTTCGACATATGTataataggtaggtatatatagTAGGTAGTATAGACTATAAGTAGGTAGATAGGTACATCTTTTTCTTAAACAAATTATCGGTGGGTCGATCGAGATATAAGTTATACTTACctacttattattttgttttgtttatgacaagtgttataaataaaagaaaatgtaacATGGCAGTGTCATAGAATGATACGAATTTTCGAGGTAACAGCGGGAAATTCAATTTTAACAACATGCTGTCTTCCTTAATGACTCGTACTTGCATTTAGTAAGTGATAAAATGTGACGTTCGTTCAATAATGAACACCCATGGTTAGGAAACGTATTGGGTACCCCGCTGTTAACGTACAAACATTCCGTAAATGTGTCGTTGTCAACTATATCTACAGCAActgataaaaccaaaaaatactCAAAGGACATAGAACTTTATACTTACGTaacttaaataagaaaatatacattatttcttaacttaaaaaaaagtaaacctTTATCTACTATCGTAGACATTCACTGACCGACAAATTATTACTGTATCtacttataatttgtactttaattttttataatattcttttgttCTTAAGGTCATTGCATCTAATGAggaatagtaataaaaaatttgtaaagaaataaaatgattaaaattatttgttaactgTATGAATATTCTAAATCCTTTTTGATTGTTTTAAGATGACgtcaaaataattgtatttgctcgcaaacgaaaaaaaactgacttcatgTCGATGaaatatcgacaagtaatacaacgtaggtcgacgaaaaaatagtcaagtaaaaacgcattattagatattactcgaaaagtagttgttagatctcaaataaatttaaatggaaccaaatgacacacaccacctttcgattaaaaaaaattttttgaaatcggtccacccagtcaaaagttcagaagtaacatacattaaaaaaaaatacagtcgaattgagaacctcttcctttttttggaagtcgcttcaaaaggaggagtttactcaattcgaccgtatatataatattatatatatttttatgtatgttcgcggataactccgtcgtttatgaaccgattttgataattatttttttgttggaaaggagatattcctagtttggtactatgataaggaaaccaggatctgatgatggaatcccagagaaatcgagggaaactctcgaaaatctgcattactttttactgagtgtaccgattttaataattctttatttaatcgaaatttgGTAATTGT
It encodes:
- the LOC123663553 gene encoding beta-chimaerin, which encodes MENLKNIWKPELYRIQLEAPVPKKIICEECPDRPLFYGKEYHGIMGHKEATLLLEDEPNGAFLIRKGNEYNDFYTLTWRFNNKVHHYKLYYDGTHYIKDKRYDSIYDLVADGLITCHMELRAHHIMEMINSQANYTESPYVTLNRRKINTLTKIHQASNRSSPIINKHEGKILEIESDIKKLNFDLTPTLEDSPLLSKYTKSHSFKVHTFKGLNWCELCANFLWGFTAQGVKCEDCGFIAHSKCSERVPNHCVPDLKKLRGVFGIDLTTLLNAHSSTLPFVVKKCVIEIEARGLDSEGIYRVSGFADEIEALKMAFDKDGEATDLSVYSNINVIAGTLKLYLRLLPVPLITFEVHPKLVNAIQTKTAAIQVTMLREALDTLPPAHFNCLQYMVQHLHRIAQHADVNKMSAHNLSTVFAPTLVATPPAITDLAFEIRALQALIEYCPQIYYGNK